One stretch of Streptomyces sp. A2-16 DNA includes these proteins:
- a CDS encoding alkene reductase produces MLNALWNPTVVGEIALPHRLAMAPLTRSRATPDGVPTELNAEYYAQRASHALIITEGTQPSADGQGYPVTPGIYTEDHIAGWRKVTDAVHKADGRIVIQLMHTGRISHPDNTPHHRQPVAPSAIKPAGQTFTPSGLQEMPEPRELSTEEVAATVDDFRRAAAAAIAAGADGVEIHGANGYLVNQFLFPSTNQRTDQYGGSLDNRIRFAVEVATAVADEIGAGRTGIRISPGNPFKLNDLAESDPHELYPHLLRALAPLNLAYLHIGHGGDEELLSTLRKLWPTTLILNRAGADIAARAKDVEDGLADVVTVGTMALANPDLVERVRSGAPLNTPDPATFYGGGAAGYTDYPTHAA; encoded by the coding sequence ATGCTCAACGCCCTGTGGAACCCGACCGTCGTCGGAGAGATCGCCCTGCCCCACCGGCTGGCAATGGCCCCCCTGACCCGCAGCAGGGCCACCCCGGACGGCGTGCCGACCGAGCTGAACGCCGAGTACTACGCCCAGCGCGCCTCGCACGCGCTGATCATCACCGAGGGCACCCAGCCCTCCGCCGACGGCCAGGGCTACCCGGTGACCCCGGGCATCTACACCGAGGATCACATCGCCGGCTGGCGCAAGGTCACCGACGCCGTACACAAGGCCGACGGACGCATCGTCATCCAGCTGATGCACACCGGGCGCATCTCCCACCCGGACAACACCCCCCACCACCGGCAGCCGGTGGCACCCTCCGCGATCAAGCCGGCCGGCCAGACGTTCACCCCGTCCGGGCTCCAGGAGATGCCGGAGCCGCGCGAGCTGTCCACCGAGGAGGTCGCCGCCACGGTCGACGACTTCCGACGCGCCGCCGCGGCCGCCATCGCGGCCGGCGCCGACGGCGTCGAGATCCACGGGGCCAACGGCTACCTGGTCAACCAGTTCCTCTTCCCCAGCACCAACCAGCGCACCGACCAGTACGGGGGCTCCCTCGACAACCGCATCCGCTTCGCGGTGGAGGTCGCCACAGCCGTGGCCGACGAGATCGGCGCCGGCCGCACCGGCATCCGGATCTCTCCCGGCAACCCCTTCAAGCTCAACGACCTCGCGGAGAGCGACCCGCACGAGCTCTACCCGCACCTCCTGCGCGCCCTCGCCCCCCTCAACCTCGCCTACCTGCACATCGGGCACGGCGGCGACGAGGAACTCCTCTCCACCCTCCGCAAGTTGTGGCCGACCACGCTGATCCTCAACCGGGCCGGTGCCGACATCGCCGCACGCGCCAAGGACGTCGAAGACGGTCTGGCCGACGTCGTCACTGTCGGCACCATGGCCCTCGCCAATCCCGACCTCGTCGAGCGCGTACGCTCCGGCGCCCCCCTGAACACCCCCGACCCCGCCACCTTCTACGGCGGCGGCGCGGCCGGCTACACCGACTACCCCACCCACGCCGCCTGA
- a CDS encoding PaaI family thioesterase gives MGRTRTYQWEDPAILAEAAGRMAGIDFLRELQAGRLPAPPINYSIDFTLSEVEPGRAVFSLTPGEEHYNPIGSVHGGIFATLLDSAAGCAVQSTLPQGVAYTSLDLTVKFLRRITVDTGTVRAIGTVVSKGRQTALAQAQLVDGTDRLLAHATSSCMLFPVPPSQG, from the coding sequence GTGGGACGAACGCGTACGTATCAATGGGAAGATCCCGCGATCCTGGCGGAAGCCGCCGGACGCATGGCCGGTATCGACTTCCTGCGTGAGTTGCAGGCGGGGCGACTGCCGGCGCCGCCCATCAATTACTCCATCGACTTCACTCTGAGCGAGGTGGAGCCCGGTAGGGCGGTCTTCTCCCTGACACCGGGGGAGGAGCACTACAACCCGATCGGCAGCGTGCACGGCGGCATCTTCGCCACCCTGCTCGACTCGGCGGCTGGTTGCGCAGTCCAGTCGACCCTTCCCCAGGGCGTTGCGTACACCTCGCTCGACCTGACGGTGAAGTTCCTGCGACGGATCACCGTGGACACGGGCACGGTACGCGCCATCGGCACGGTGGTCAGCAAGGGCCGTCAAACCGCCCTGGCCCAGGCGCAGTTGGTCGATGGCACGGATCGTCTGCTCGCCCATGCCACCAGTAGCTGCATGCTCTTCCCGGTACCTCCCTCGCAGGGGTGA